The Solanum lycopersicum chromosome 6, SLM_r2.1 genome has a window encoding:
- the PCNA gene encoding proliferating cell nuclear antigen, with translation MLELRLVQGSLLKKVLESIKDLVNDANFDCSATGFSLQAMDSSHVALVALLLRSEGFEHYRCDRNISMGMNLTNMAKMLKCAGNDDIITIKADDGSDTVTFMFESPTQDKIADFEMKLMDIDSEHLGIPEAEYHAIVRMPSAEFGRICKDLSSIGDTVVISVTKEGVKFSTRGDIGTANIVCRQNTTVDKPEEATVIEMNEPVSLTFALRYLNSFTKASPLSNTVTISLSSELPVVVEYKIAEMGYVRYYLAPKIEEDEEETKP, from the exons ATGTTGGAACTACGTCTTGTTCAGGGAAGTCTGCTGAAGAAAGTTCTAGAATCGATTAAGGATCTGGTGAACGATGCGAACTTTGATTGTTCCGCCACTGGATTCTCTCTGCAAGCCATGGACTCCAGTCACGTGGCTCTGGTGGCGCTGCTGCTCCGATCTGAGGGTTTTGAGCACTATCGTTGTGACCGGAACATTTCAATGGGCATGAACCTTACTAACATGGCGAAAATGCTCAAATGTGCTGGAAATGATGACATCATCACCATCAAGGCTGACGATGGCAGTGACACCGTCACTTTCATGTTTGAAAGCCCCA CCCAAGACAAGATTGCTGATTTTGAGATGAAGCTAATGGACATTGACAGTGAGCATCTTGGGATTCCTGAAGCAGAGTACCATGCTATTGTTAGAATGCCTTCTGCTGAGTTTGGTAGAATTTGCAAAGACCTTAGCAGCATTGGAGATACAG TTGTTATTTCGGTGACTAAGGAAGGTGTGAAATTCTCAACCAGAGGTGACATTGGTACTGCTAATATTGTTTGCAGGCAAAATACAACTGTTGACAAG CCTGAAGAAGCCACTGTTATAGAGATGAATGAACCAGTGTCATTGACATTTGCCCTAAGATACTTGAACTCCTTTACAAAAGCATCTCCATTGTCGAACACAGTGACCATCAGCTTGTCTTCAGAGCTTCCTGTTGTTGTTGAGTACAAGATTGCTGAGATGGGTTATGTAAGGTATTACCTGGCACCTAAGATAGAAGAGGATGAAGAGGAAACCAAGccttga